The following are encoded together in the Marmota flaviventris isolate mMarFla1 chromosome 18, mMarFla1.hap1, whole genome shotgun sequence genome:
- the Agrp gene encoding agouti-related protein, whose amino-acid sequence MSQAMLTAVLLSCALLLALPTTLGAQMGLAPLEGIRRPDQALLPEFPGLGLQALLKKTTAEQSEEALLQKAEALAEMLDPQNRELRSPRRCVRLHESCLGQQVPCCDPCATCYCRFFNAFCYCRKLGTATNPCSRT is encoded by the exons ATGAGCCAGGCTATGCTGACTGCAGTGCTGCTAAGCTGTGCCCTGCTGCTGGCATTGCCAACCACGCTTGGGGCCCAAATGGGATTGGCACCCCTGGAGGGCATCAGAAGGCCTGACCAGGCCCTGTTACCAGAGTTCCCAG GCTTAGGCCTGCAAGCTCTGCTGAAGAAGACGACTGCAGAACAATCAGAAGAGGCTCTGCTACAGAAGGCAGAAGCTTTGGCGGAG ATGCTAGACCCGCAGAACCGTGAGCTCCGTTCCCCGCGCCGCTGTGTAAGGCTGCACGAGTCCTGCCTGGGACAGCAGGTACCATGCTGTGACCCGTGCGCCACTTGCTACTGCCGCTTCTTCAATGCCTTCTGCTACTGCCGCAAGCTGGGTACGGCCACCAACCCCTGCAGCCGCACCTAA